GAAAACTTCTCTCATCCATCAAGTGGGATAAGTAACATTGGCTTTAAACTGTTGAAGGGTTCATGTGAATTGAGATAAAACTATACATCTAGTTGCTGTATTATTGCTGTGGACAGCTACTTTTCTCTGAGTTGATCAGCTGACTATATATACAAGCAATAgcaaactataaatatttaattgggaGCATTATTTGACTCCAATTTTGATTTATGTCAGCAAGAGAAGTAGCgaatttgagtttttctaaTGCAAAATTCTTAAGTATGAATCAACAATGGATTCTCAATTACCCTAAAACCCATTTAGTCCTGTTGAATCCTTGTTTAAGCTCAAGTTTAGGGGTCTCTCCTCTTACTTACATTAGTTCGTATTGCTACCAAAGTGCTTTTCCcttatattaatgttaaaatattcaaataaaaaaaaaaattaagagttaAACAAAAGAGTATTATGTCCTTTGACAGGACCTAGTTATATTGTTGAATTGATCATCACTTAAACAAACATACTTATTTGTTTCATATgaagaaaatttcagtttatattcatatatgtaGCACTGCTTATGTATGAATATGTCTGTCAAACACCAAATAATGCtgtttccttcttttttctgCTTCAACAATTGCAGCAGCTCTGTTCTTTAACTTTCCTAGAGTACACAGGAAGGTTATTCCAAGACCTGGGAGATGAAGAAACACAGACCTGCTTCTTGGTTAAGTGGGATACTTTTTGTAAAGTATTACCTTACTATAGGAGACATTTCAGTGTCGAGATTCAAATTCATCGACAACATAGAATCTTTTGATTCAGCATCCTTGCCCATCTTCTTACGGGCTACCTCCATTTCCAAAGCCTCATGCAGTTCCATTACTACCTGATTCATGGTTGGTCTTTTAGCAGAAGTTGGAGAAACACAAGTCATTGCTATTTCCACAGCCTTCCAAACAGAGTTGGTTTCAAAATCCCCATTTAATCTTGGATCAACAATATTCGCAATATCTCCCTTGGCAAGCATGAAACTTACCCATTGACTTACATGAGTCCTCTCAGGGTCAAGAGTATCAATGACAGGTTTGCCTGTGATTATTTCCAAGAGAACCACCCCAAAACTATACACATCACTTTTTTCTGTTAACCTGTTTGATATATAGTACCTGTAGggacaaaataaataatctcagttttttttaacctaaaatatatCTTAACAGATTAAAGAGCTCACAACTATATAATTAGTCATATCTTAGTATTCCCAAGCAATGTGGAATATACATACATGTCTAACATGTCTTTCGTGTTTTGTCAATGTGTGATAGCATAGAGGTGTCACATTTCCTCTATACAATAGTTGTGAATAGTATAACAATCACATTTGTACTTACTCAGGGTCAAGGTATCCAGGGGTGCCAGCAACAACTGTTGACACATGAGTTCCACTTTCAACTGAAAAAATTCTGGAAAGACCAAAATCAGATAATTTGGCCTGGAatctttcattcaataaaatgtTTGTGGTCTTCACATCTCTGTGGACTATGGGTGGCTTACAACCACTGTGGAGGTACTCCAATCCTGCAATTTCAAAGCAATGTACACCAGTTCACTCAGATAGAAACAAAACTGCAAAATGTTGGAAAGAGAGTATTGCGAATCGAAGTATTTGTAACCTTGTGCGGCCTCTGTTGCTATTCGAAGTCTCCCTTCCCAGCTTAAGGTGTCTGCATCATTTTctgtattcataaaaaaattgtaaagactacatttttttattaatcaatgatattatatccactgtcaagatattatctacAGTAttataattttgcttttgaattttacaatctaaaaaacatcttaatagtttaaaaaactcacaagttatttaaccaattttattttattatatccaaaCGATGTTAGATGCACGTACAAATCTAACATCCCTTATATTTTGATGATGTGTGATTTGTTTTGGAGTGTTACACAACTGATAGCACAACTAAAAAGTTTCTGAACTCAGTATAAGCACCtaaaacttcataaaaaaaatctttattgaTGAGCTAAACAAACCTAAAAGATGTGACTGTAAGTTTCCATTAGCCATGAACTCATAGATCAATCCCATGTTTGTGGGCTCATCGCAATATCCAACAAGTGTTGTCAGGTTCTTATGGTGAACTCTCATAAGAAGCTCAATCTGTAAAACAATAGACATAGTTAGTCAGTCATATATGAGGAAGTTGAAAGTTTTTATTAAAGTAGTTGATGCACCTCGGCTTTAAATTCCTTAAATCCTTGAACTGATGATGAAGAGAGCATCTTCACAGCTACTTGAGTGTCATCCAAGTATCCATGGTAAACTGCTCCAAAACCTCCTTTGCCAATAGACCTTTCAAAGTTATTGGTAAATCTCACCAAATCAGAGTAATTATACCTTAGAGTTTTTGACTCGAATGATTCATTATTCTGCTTCGCAACTGGATAAGAGTATCAACTTCAATAATCATGAGTTAAATGGATGttcaaaaacttttaataatttcttggGCGATGATTTTTACcttgttttcttgttttaaagTTCCATAAAATAATCATTGCAGTTAGGATGACACAAATTAAAACTGTTACTGCTACTATTGGAACAACTGCTACTGGAACAGTAAGTTTGTTTTTATCTCTGCCTTTGCAGGAAGCTTCAAGACAAAGATCTGGATTTCCTTCCACACTAGAATAAATGGGAATCATTAATATAATACTTGAATGATAACAATATGTAGTGCTGATTGCTACAAGTAGTCAAGAGATCTATAATTTAGCAGCAGCATGCTCCTTTGAACTGAAAGCAAACCTTAGTGATAGCAAACCACTCTGTTTTCTGTCCATGAGGGCGGCTGGAATTGAACCCTTGAGTTTATTTCCACTTAAGTTTCTGCAAGTGAGTAGTAAACAAAATCCATAATTGTTTTTGTTCAATCAATAAACTTTGTTTATCCATCATAATCCTGTTTAAGAAAACTTACAGCACTGTGAGGAATGCTAGCTGTGATAGAAATTCAGGCACTGGTCCAGTCAAGTTGTTATTCGACAAGTCCCTGAAAGGTGATTGAGAATATCAAACTGATTTGCTTTCCATGATTAACAGTTTAAGAGCTCTTACAAGTGTATTCGGATTAAGATACTTACAGAGATTCTATCGATGTAAGACCGGATATGTGAGGAGATATCTCCCCAAATATTCTAGTAGATGATAAGTTTCTGGTTGCATGAAGAATCATTTTGttgtaaaagaaaatggatTATCTGGATCAaacttaagaaaattgaaactaCGATGATGGTTTTAAGGTGAAGACTCACAGGGATATAATCCTGGGGGGATTATAATCATCATTGCTGCAATTAATACCTTGCCACATATACTTTTTAGGGCTACATGGATCTCCTTGCCAAATGCTTTTCAATTCATACATTGACTTTATATTCATAACAGCATCAACTAATAGTTGGAAATATGCACATATATAGAAGAGTTAAATCAAGGTGGACTAAAGAAGAGTTAAATAATCAACAACttacagggaaaaaaaaaaaaagactaattGTTTGGAAGAACATACCATCCTGTTGGTTTGTTAGGAATTGGGAGAATTCCTTTACTGTATATACCTCAAAAGCGTTAAGGATGGGTGGTAAGGATGAATTTTCAGTTTTGATGATTGAGAAATCAATCGTTTCTGCTACTATGGCTTTTGTACTGTAAGTGGTTCTTGCGCTTAAGTTGTACACAAAAGCGTAAGGGTTGTTCCAGAGCTTTCCATTTAAGTAGATGGCCTGTTCTCTAGTCTGGTAGAGTCGATTCTCTTGAACTTCagcaacataaaaataaacataaaatccaGATATATTATCTGAGCGCTCCCAACTTAACTGCAAGGAATTGCTTATATTTGCTGGTACCACTGCAGTCCTCATGACAGCAGATGGTGGCCTGTATATGTTATCACTGGAATCAACAGGCTGAGAGCTACTGATCACTACCCAGTCGTTCCTGTTGTAGGGTGCCCATATGCGGTCAAAAGGGTCATCTCTGTATCTGCATCATACAGTTTTAGTAAGTACTCAAAATTTTTACTTACCAAatcttgataatataaaatgaatCACCTGGATGTCCCATTGTGTGTTGAACCAACATCCCACCGCCAAGAGAGTAGCAGTGATCCTGATTCAGTTTGGTAACTGGAATTAGTCAGAGGCCTTAATTCTAATGCTGAAATGAACGGTGTTCCGGAGCCTGTGTTCACAAGGcaaacatatacataatttttcttgGGGATATGAATGATCTCCTTTGTGACAATAGTGGATGCATCTTGCAGTTCCACGGAATCCCACACATCAGCTTCAAGAAGTAGATCAAAGCTTGGTACTTGCCCCTGGCCATCGTAATCGCCATACATGAATCTTGCTCTAATCAAAAACTTCAGATTTCCTTGTAGTGGTTTCACTTTCAGGGTGTAACAATTTTTTACACCTTCTGGGAAGCTTCTAACATTCAAGAATTGTTGTTCCAGCGTGATATTGGTGTATTCTGGTGATATATTTTTGCTTACACCAGTCTCTATGAATGTTGCATCAGAAGTATAATTTAGGCCTGTTAGCTTATCAGTATAGTCAGAGTTTTCTGATATTCCACAATCTATGCTTATAAAGCCTGGGAAAAAAATACGGTTAGACAGAGAGAAATCCTCAGTATACCAATATAGTTagtaaatagaaataaattgaCACTTAAAATTGTGTTATTGAAACCTGATTGACTCTGACCATGAACCAGCTGCGTTGTAAGAGCAACTATGCACAagaactcaaacaaaaaatgtttaAGCATCTCCATTGCTACTTTTTGGTTCCTTCAACTACTCTGTTGTATAAGAAATGTGTGAAAATAAGCCACTGTTCATATGGAAGAAAACTGAAACGTCAACTTTGATTGGCGTAGGAGACTTGGGCAGTTCTGCCGTAGTGTGAGGGTTAGCCTCATAAttaaaaacttttgaaaatggGCAGACAAGGCCCACcctgattttttaaaaaattattattttcttttttaatttaatttaatataaatgcaAATTAAACAGATGCagtattatttttctaaaattgaatttataaaacagtaagtcattgtttttatttattttcttatttttaattgaatgctataaatgtatgtatattttaaacaataagttgtctcattaatgattttttttctttcaaattatccaaattatatttaaaataagaattaaaatttgcaatacatattttatataaaaaagcatacgtaattttgacaaattaaaattttggatacatCAAATTACCAAGTTTGTATATAATTCATAATAAAGATATCAATTAGCCTTTttggaaaatattaaataaaaaatcatgttaaattgaagaaatatattattctaaattgttttatttttgtataatttattgatattcaGATATATAgatcttcatatatatatatatataatatttaaactaatttttttaattagtatataaaaaaacatatggattttaaaattaaattttaattttaacaattggaTTTTAGACTTCTTCtatcttgattttaatttttttttataaatatttatttatttcacatATATTAGAATTGTAATTATCACTAAAGTACAATTTAATGAAAATGTGGTGACCCCGTGAAGGGCAGACGAATGTGACCCACGACCAGCTTTTGACTATCAAGtcaatttagaaaaataaaaagggttgaCGGACCTTTAACAACCCTTTGCAGGGTCGAGGTGCAACTAGCGTGATTAATAAATCGATTTTAAGTAgaagattattttactttattatttttacttatttttttagaataagtttcacattttattaattttttgttacatttttttgaaattggtttaattcacttaattgtttaaacaaaaaaaatacaaatctgTAACCCATTCAAAAGACAAGTTATTTTGTATT
This genomic interval from Mangifera indica cultivar Alphonso unplaced genomic scaffold, CATAS_Mindica_2.1 Un_0033, whole genome shotgun sequence contains the following:
- the LOC123206351 gene encoding uncharacterized protein LOC123206351 — encoded protein: MDMFKHFLFEFFCIVALTTQLVHGQSQSGFVSIDCGISENSAYTDKLTGLNYTSDATFIETGVSKNISPEYTNITLEQQFLNVRSFPEGVKNCYTLNVKPLHGNLKFFIRARFMYGNYDGQGQVPSFDLLLEADVWDSVELKYASTIVTKEIIHIIKKNSVYVCLVNTGLGTPFISALELRPVTNSTYQTESGSLLLSWRWDVGSTHNGTSRYRDDPFDRIWAPYNRNDWVVISSSQPVDSSDNIYRPPSAVMRTAVVPANISNSLQFSWDRLNNISGFYVYFYFAEVQENRLSQTREQAIYLNGNLWNKPSVIYVYNLFATTFQSTRAVEAETIDFSINKTENSSLPPILNAFEVYAVKEFSQFLTNQQDVDAVMNFKSMYELRSIWQGDPCGPKNYMWQGINCSYDDYNAPRIISLNLSSKGISGEISPYISSLTSIESMDLSNNNLTGSVPEFLSQLPFLTVLNLSGNKLKGSIPAALMDRKLTGLLSLSVEGNPDLCLEASCKGRDENKLTVPVAVVPIVAVTVLICVILTAMIILWNFKTRKQVAKKNNESFESKTPRYNYSDLVRFTNNFERAIGKGGFGAVYHGYSDDTQLAVKMLSPSSVQGFKEFKAEIELLMRVHHKNLTTLVGYCDEPTNMGLIYEFMANGNLQSHLLENDADTLSWEGRLRIATEAAQGLEYLHNGCKPPIVHRDVKTTNILLNERFQAKLSDFGLSRIFSVESGTHVSTVVAGTPGYLDPEYYISNRLTEKSDVYSFGMVLLEIITGKPIIDTLNPERTHVSQWVSFMLARGDIANIVDPRLNGDFETNSVWKAVEIAMTCLSPTSAKRPTMNQVVMELHEALEMEVARKKTGKDAESKDSMLLMNLNLDTEMSPILRNQKVAMEMLKHFLFEFLCIVALTTQLVHGQSQSGFISIDCGISENSDYTDKLTGLNYTSDATFIETGVSKNISPEYTNITLEQQFLNVRSFPEGVKNCYTLKVKPLQGNLKFLIRARFMYGDYDGQGQVPSFDLLLEADVWDSVELQDASTIVTKEIIHIPKKNYVYVCLVNTGSGTPFISALELRPLTNSSYQTESGSLLLSWRWDVGSTHNGTSRYRDDPFDRIWAPYNRNDWVVISSSQPVDSSDNIYRPPSAVMRTAVVPANISNSLQLSWERSDNISGFYVYFYVAEVQENRLYQTREQAIYLNGKLWNNPYAFVYNLSARTTYSTKAIVAETIDFSIIKTENSSLPPILNAFEVYTVKEFSQFLTNQQDVDAVMNIKSMYELKSIWQGDPCSPKKYMWQGINCSNDDYNPPRIISLNLSSTRIFGEISPHISGLTSIESLDLSNNNLTGPVPEFLSQLAFLTVLNLSGNKLKGSIPAALMDRKQSGLLSLSVEGNPDLCLEASCKGRDKNKLTVPVAVVPIVAVTVLICVILTAMIILWNFKTRKQVAKQNNESFESKTLRYNYSDLVRFTNNFERSIGKGGFGAVYHGYLDDTQVAVKMLSSSSVQGFKEFKAEIELLMRVHHKNLTTLVGYCDEPTNMGLIYEFMANGNLQSHLLENDADTLSWEGRLRIATEAAQGLEYLHSGCKPPIVHRDVKTTNILLNERFQAKLSDFGLSRIFSVESGTHVSTVVAGTPGYLDPEYYISNRLTEKSDVYSFGVVLLEIITGKPVIDTLDPERTHVSQWVSFMLAKGDIANIVDPRLNGDFETNSVWKAVEIAMTCVSPTSAKRPTMNQVVMELHEALEMEVARKKMGKDAESKDSMLSMNLNLDTEMSPIVR